In Erythrolamprus reginae isolate rEryReg1 chromosome 10, rEryReg1.hap1, whole genome shotgun sequence, one DNA window encodes the following:
- the LOC139173187 gene encoding mesoderm posterior protein 1-like, translating to MAHSTRGGYPSPALDSAWPPPSCCCLCPGEGGPGSGSASPDSSPDSSCGSPAGGRAWRAGGRARLGGGQRRSASQREKLRMRRLAQALHALRRYLPASVAPAGQSLTKIETLRLAIRYIDHLSALLGRDTPPPEWTRPAPAPGWPQDVRATAPSAMLPEEPPALPPSPAGQSLPDELLAFLEDFFPTTAAGWD from the exons ATGGCCCACAGCACCCGCGGCGGCTACCCCTCGCCGGCCCTCGACTCCGCTTGGCCACCgccctcctgctgctgcctcTGCCCCGGAGAGGGAGGCCCGGGCTCCGGCAGCGCCTCGCCCGACTCCTCGCCCGACTCCTCCTGCGGCTCCCCGGCGGGCGGGAGGGCCTGGCGAGCCGGTGGGCGGGCGCGGCTGGGCGGCGGACAGCGGCGGAGCGCCAGCCAGCGGGAGAAGCTCCGCATGCGGCGCCTGGCCCAGGCCCTGCACGCGCTCCGCCGCTACCTGCCCGCCTCGGTGGCGCCGGCCGGCCAGAGCCTGACTAAGATCGAGACGCTGCGCCTGGCTATCCGCTACATCGACCACCTCTCCGCCCTGCTCGGCCGGGATACGCCGCCGCCGGAGTGGACGCGCCCCGCTCCCGCTCCCGGCTGGCCGCAAGACGTCCGAGCCACCGCCCCATCCGCGATGCTCCCGGAGGAGCCGCCCGCGCTGCCCCCGTCGCCCGCCGGCCAG AGTCTCCCCGACGAGCTGCTCGCCTTCCTGGAGGACTTCTTCCCCACGACGGCAGCCGGCTGGGATTGA
- the GNRHR gene encoding gonadotropin-releasing hormone receptor gives MEPPKRKIGSPATPDGALIFPGPKRCLAQGNWAPSLACSLGQVRRQADPARAGTKPGLLRLLFQGWRGGKEARLRLLGRSQGGRFMEQNGSGLWAGGPPEESVVLPVFSAAAQVRVGLTLLLCVIAASCNAAMLWTSWSRAAARGSHARLLLMHLAVADLLVALVVMPLDAAWNITLQWRAGDLACRLFMFLKLLAMYASAFVTTLISLDCRAAFLQPLATARAWRRNQLLLYAAWLMSASLSTPQLFLFHTVTISSPKNFTQCTTHGSFAQHWHEVAYNMFGFLGLFLLPLLVMSACYTRVLLEISRHVSSCNSWSAQEVPLRRSRNPIPRARLRLLHLSLAIVGSFVLCWTPYYLLGLWYWFWPEDMEGAVSPSLAHILFFFGLLNACLDPLTYRLFAGGWPGGCCRAAGRGKQLPSPVTSVSSAHPQREGRLLPSDTAEVALGSRASPRAAVLSSPGSPSSQWRGKVEEPGLLQTPDLPAALPRLEEEGQ, from the exons ATGGAGCCCCCAAAGCGCAAGATCGGCAGCCCAGCCACTCCAGATGGGGCTCTTATCTTTCCAGGGCCCAAACGCTGCCTGGCTCAGGGCAACTGGGCACCCAGCTTGGCTTGTTCACTGGGGCAGGTCAGGAGGCAGGCTGACCCAGCACGAGCAGGCACAAAACCAG GCCTCCTCCGGCTGCTTTTCCAGGGCTGGCGAGGCGGCAAGGAAGCCAGGCTCCGGCTCTTGGGCAG GTCCCAGGGAGGCAGGTTCATGGAGCAGAACGGGAGCGGGCTGTGGGCAGGGGGCCCCCCGGAGGAGTCGGTGGTGCTGCCCGTCTTCTCGGCTGCCGCTCAGGTCCGGGTGGGACTCACCCTGCTGCTGTGTGTGATCGCGGCCTCCTGCAACGCAGCCATGCTATGGACCAGCTGGTCCAGGGCGGCCGCCAGGGGCTCCCACGCACGGCTGCTGTTGATGCACCTGGCGGTGGCCGATCTACTCGTGGCCTTGGTGGTGATGCCACTGGATGCTGCCTGGAACATCACGCTGCAGTGGCGGGCCGGGGACTTGGCCTGCCGGCTCTTCATGTTCCTCAAGCTGCTGGCCATGTACGCCTCGGCCTTTGTCACCACCCTGATCAGCCTGGATTGCCGGGCGGCCTTCTTGCAGCCTCTGGCTACGGCCCGGGCTTGGCGCCGGAACCAGCTCCTGCTCTACGCGGCCTGGCTGATGAGCGCCAGCCTCTCCACCCCGCAG CTGTTCCTGTTCCACACGGTCACCATCAGCTCCCCCAAGAACTTCACCCAGTGCACGACCCACGGCTCCTTCGCCCAGCACTGGCACGAGGTGGCCTACAACATGTTCGGCTTCCTGGGCCTCTTCCTGCTCCCCCTGCTGGTCATGAGCGCCTGCTACACCCGGGTGCTGCTGGAGATCTCGCGGCACGTCAGCTCCTGCAACAGCT GGTCTGCCCAAGAGGTGCCTCTTCGCCGCTCGCGCAACCCCATCCCGAGGGCCCGTCTCCGCCTGTTGCACCTCAGCCTGGCCATCGTTGGCTCCTTCGTGCTCTGCTGGACCCCTTACTACCTCCTGGGCCTGTGGTACTGGTTCTGGCCAGAGGACATGGAGGGGGCAGTGAGCCCCTCGCTGGCACACATCCTCTTCTTCTTCGGCTTGCTCAACGCCTGCCTGGACCCCCTCACCTATCGCCTCTTTGCCGGGGGCTGGCCAGGCGGGTGCTGCAGGGCGGCCGGGCGAGGCAAGCAGCTGCCCTCCCCCGTCACCTCCGTCTCTTCTGCTCACCCGCAGAGGGAGGGACGGCTGCTCCCCTCTGACACGGCGGAGGTGGCGCTGGGCTCAAGGGCCTCCCCAAGGGCAGCTGTGTTGTCTTCCCCGGGCAGCCCTTCCAGCCAGTGGAGAGGGAAGGTGGAAGAGCCAGGCCTGCTCCAGACCCCTGACCTGCCGGCCGCCTTGCCTAGGCTGGAGGAggaagggcagtga